The DNA window GGCCTCGCTGAGGTGCCCGTTGTAGTCGATCCACTCCTCGCGGACGCGCTGTCGCAACGTGACGTTGTCCTCCGCCGCGGCTCCGCCCGTCACTGCTGACTCCCGGACCGGGCGGCCTCCTGCGCGTCCACCTCGGACAGCGCCCGCATCACGGCGATGAGCCGCCGGTCGCGCTGCTCGATCAGCTCGGCGTTGGAACGTTCCCCGGCGACCTCCTGGGTCCCCGCCACCATGGCGTCCCGCAGCCCCTCGGTGAGTTCGGGGGACTCCAGCCGTGTCCAGGGCGCCTGCAGGGAGGGGCCGAAGTGGTCGAGCATGTGGGCCATGCCTCCCTCGCCTCCGGCGAGGTGGAACGTGAGGCACGGGCCGAAGAACGCCCACCGCAGCCCCGGGCCGGCGGTCATGGCCAGGTCGATCTGCTCCGGCGTCGCCTCCCCCTTGTCGACCATGTGCAGGGCCTCGCGCCAGGCCGCTTCCTGGATCCGGTTGGCGATGAAACCGGGAAGCTCACGGTCCATCGTGATGACGGACTTGCCGGCGATCCGGTAGAACTCGGAAGCCCACTGCACAGCCCATTCCTTGGTGGCGTCCCCGCCGACGACCTCCACCAGCGGCACCAGGTAGGGGG is part of the Haloactinospora alba genome and encodes:
- a CDS encoding 3-hydroxyacyl-CoA dehydrogenase NAD-binding domain-containing protein translates to MTENSTTASPDDVDTVACVGAGVIGGGWVAHFLAQGYRVVAWDPSPEAEQRLRELVRAAWPALEQLGLAPGAAITNLTVAPTLAEAVAEADFVQESAPERLELKQSLLAEIDAAAAPHVVISSSTSGYSMTEMQTRAEAPERLVVGHPFNPPYLVPLVEVVGGDATKEWAVQWASEFYRIAGKSVITMDRELPGFIANRIQEAAWREALHMVDKGEATPEQIDLAMTAGPGLRWAFFGPCLTFHLAGGEGGMAHMLDHFGPSLQAPWTRLESPELTEGLRDAMVAGTQEVAGERSNAELIEQRDRRLIAVMRALSEVDAQEAARSGSQQ